ACATCTCTAAACCCAcatttttcaaaagcaatccagaaaaagaaaagccacgttttcagattttaccacatttacaACCTGTTATTTActcttttattacattttttgggatctgattttgtcttacctgctttctggaaccattctttgccgtACTCTAActccgtcatcatggtcaacccctctctgcgtctcaagtctgccaacttacatggcgagccactggacaaattggaaacagcgggaaagccgtccatacggagataAGATGTCAGCTGGTAGGTGCGAAAAGGAAagacatcataccgccccgtagtgttcgtttcaAAGATGAAATGCAGGCAAAAGTACTTCTCATAATTccagatctccagaaatgtatatatgggtacgttttcagaatgtgcctattttgcatatttgtgcatatctatatatgtaaatacatacacTTTCCCCCAATAATTTCAGTAGATTATTTGGAATATTTTCTATTGACCTGTATAAACTGGAAAGAAACCACTATGGAACATTTCTTTAAATCAAACTTCTGCTACAACAGTCTACTAATTGTCTGTGCGCTCATTGCCATCTCTTTTGGAGTGAGAAAGGTCCATTCCTTGAGCTGTGCCATGCAGACAAATTCTACATCCCATGATCATGAGGAAAGCTCGCCGAAACGACCGGTTGAAGAAGCCATAGAGAAAAGGATTTAGTGAGGAGTTGATATACCCCAACCACAGAAAAACATCCCATATCACAACCGCAGTCCCATACTCGATGAACGGGTCAATGATATTAACAGTAAAGAAGGGCAGCCAGAAAAGAAGGAAAACCCCCATGATGATCCCTAGCGTTTTGGCtgcttttctctctctccttATGGAGTTGCGATGTTTCTGTTTCTTACTCGAGTCTTTGCCCACACCTGCTGCCATCTGTGCCTCCATCGCGCTGATCTGCATGGCTTGCCGTTTGGCAGCTTTGTAGATCTTCCAGTAGGCCACCAACATGGTCACCATAGGCAGGTAAAACGCAACAAGCGACGCCATCACGGCATAAATACGGTTCACCAAGAAGACGCACATGTTCTCAGGTAAAGGGATGTCCACACCAAGCTTGTGCAGCCCAAAGAGAATAGGACCGAATGATATAAGGAAAGGTACGGCCCAGCAAACCACAATCAGCAAACAAACACGCTTGTGAGACATCTTAAAGGAATACACCAGTGGGTTACAGACAGCATAGTAGCGGTCAAAAGCAATGCAGCTCAGGTGGAAGATGGAAGCCGTGCAAAGCATAACATCCAAGCTGGAGTGAAGATGGCAGAAGGTTGGGCCGAAATACCAACATCCTTCTACTGTTCTGATCATACTGTACGGCATGACCACCAGACCCACAAGGAAGTCAGCGACTGCTAGAGACATGACGAAAGAGTTAGTAGGGCACTGAAGCTGTTTAAAGTACGCAATAGCGAGAACCACCAGGAAGTTTCCCACCACAGTGCAGAGGATTCCAGTGATGATGAAGATGTAGAGGGCGACTCGTGAACTAAAGCTCCTCAACGTCGCACAAGCTTCGAAATCAGAGTCCAGTGAATTGTTGCTCCATTCCGAGGTGTTTTCCATGCTGTTCAACCTGGTGGTAAAGGAGACACATGCGTTATTGATTCACACCAAAACAGAGATCAATTTGTTCAAAATATCAATGTTCATtttgatttcaagagttcacacttagatattgcttaatactaatagcaggtttggcatgctgtcctgggagagaaccctgagctcggagaccTGCTTAATTAGCATGTACGaaggtccgagatcaggtagttctcgaaaGCTCCCCCAGGTAAAagaggaaaagggggagatggggtggatgggggattctttaaaaacaaagataagggaaGTACAGTGGTCCATCGTTATTCTCTGgagttatgttctaaaaataacccacgaTAGGCGAAATCTCAAattagtcagctttattttttacaattattatagatgttgtaAGGCTGTAAAactcctcactacacactttatacacttttctcaaacAGATGTTtccacacttttctctcttgtttaaacactcttgAAGTTCAAACCCTCATAGAAAAAAGTCCAGTAGTATAGAATGAAACTAAAGATCAAACCTGTTGTCAGGAgaaaacattcatcgctgtcagcaaaaggttcgtaaagctttttagcttttgtgtggataatgttggcatccagggTAATGCTCTTTTTTTCTTGCAGtcactagctacgtttccatccatctatttttatgcgcattttggatatgcgcataaaaaaaacggttgatggaaacatcaAGATGCGCATaatttttgaaaatgcgcatgaaaaatctatgcgcataactgagcaggataaatgttttatttgataagaaaagatgcgcataagctgcgatggaaacacttttaccgaacaaattcagtatgtgcattaaaaaaggtaatgtgattttgttataagagatcatgtctTGATAAAAATGTGTACGAGTGGACAAACCAcctggctgagcacattgtaaaacttctgaaatgttgttttggtcattctaaaatgccttaacagtttcagtattagtgttattatgttattaatgacctccagaatcaagagcgtctgcgctccacgtctcacgccttcaaatgccaccgcaTGTCAAGtatgtcttctgaggtgcaagtcatttattaaataaagaaaagattcacgcagcttctcttattgcagcaaattccattttactGTTGACATTTGGCAtgtttatcaggaagtgaagattttgttcgctttgacttattaaatgaaaacgctgctttattcgcacatcttttatgcggtaatccagttttgcgcatgaagttaattcgcatttttggatgaaaacataactAGTGATCCACAAAACTGAAGCAGTCACCATCCTTAGGGGGAGAGGGAGCACATgacaattaaaagtaaaaaacggacgcgcacatttgcatgttatttaaaattaaattattcagatggcgctctgtggcatggcagaaatatgaacagtgtcctgaatcGTAGCTGGGCACCACAGATAGCCACTGACTGCGCTGGTGTGCATACCCTGATATAAACATACGTTTACaaatctaaaatgcatggcgtgGTGCATCCAGTGTGTCACCCCCTTTACAATGGTCTTGCTGTGGACAGTTATGACCTTTTTGCGTCTTTGTTGGTACTCACACTGCTAGTGATCTaggatttatgttaatttggcaagctgaacacattctgtactgtacaggagacatggaggagattgattgtcaatggtctacagccaatcaggatgcagaacacaatgcactgcaaaaaaaaaaaaaataagcatgtcaaattgcacaaaaaaatcagCGAAACTGCGAGGCTATGAAAGGTGAACCacattatagcgagggaccattGTAATATGAAATGGGCTATTTATTGTTGGTTTGaattaatctgattggtttattgatgactgtggatgagagaccagccgcaaTTAATCATATCACATACTGATATCACATAAAAATTAGTATATCAAACTTCACTTAAAGAAAGTTACTAGTGAAGTTCCACAAGGTTCAGTCTTCCTAAATTATTTATATCGTATGTAAATTATATTAGTTACAACTTTGTAATAAATTTATGtgcttaaatatataatatttctgacctaagctcagtaaagcaggatggattctgattggctattaGATTATGTTTAAAAAGCATTAATCAACTGTAAATCCTGGTGTTGGCtctgttctttttaaaatgtagaataattttttaaacattatcttCATCTTTAGTTATCGTAACCTTGGTGTGAACAACCATTATTCCCATGATCATtgataaatgttttgtttgatttcATAACATGCTGTGTTTTAGAAGACCAGCGAGAATGATTATTGGAGATATTGTCCAGTCTAGCTAATAAACCGCCATTCTGATATATGAGAACAGAAATGGCCGTGTCATTCCACCAAGGAATAATAATCAGTCTATTTCACCATTAATATTTTTGCTAAATGACAACTGCCCCTGAAGCTCCTGTACGGCTGGGAAAGCAGAACAGACTGGAAGAACCCAAGGCAAAtctgcaataaaaacaatattttgaatCCCCAAAGTTTTGGATATCTGCCAAGAATCACAAAAGCCCCTCAACTTGACCATGTCTCAGGAATTGTATCCCTGCAATGCAATGTGCCCCATGTGACCTTTAGGATTACACCGAACGAGCAAACCTATAAGATGTCATCAGCATTGTTAAAGTTTAACGTAGTTCCTATAGGGATGTGAACAAAAACACTAGTTTGAAAGCATGAATTCTGGCATATTACTGGAAACTATTTAAAGTGACGTGTGATCTGTTACATAATTAATAGAAGTCTAAAAGTAATGTTTGAGATGTAATGAAGAAACGATCTGTCACACATTGTTCATGTATAATGTATGTCAAGTTAAATAAAAGCCACAACTGAATTCTCTCAGATGCAGTGAAGCAGAAGAAAGTGTCAGTTCTCCGTGAGTGACAGACATGTTTCTCAGCCCGTGACAGAACCCGAAAACAACATCTGGGGATGTTTGACAGAGAGGAACAAGGAAAGTGCAAAAAACAAAATGGTTTTAGTTCAGtaacaataaaaatttaattactacCAATGGGACTGCATGACAGGGACAAAGTGATGCTTAACGTTTTGTTCTTCCCTGCCACAATCACTTAAAGAAAGAAATACTTAAAGAAATAATCATTtagtttaataatttagtttaataatttttgtttgcatgttgcatgtgtatatataacataaattcattaatttaatttatttatgattgtaAAAATTTTAGGAaattttaggaaatattaaataaattttcctttttacaatttacattttaaaacaaatcatgGAATAACAAGTGTGTTGTttgctaaatattatttactcagcAAGAAGTACATTCTACTGTAGAATAGTAAAATATTTCTGTCACAACGATGCTTTccacataaataagtaaaatgtttgtaaagagACTCCTAATTTGCACTCTACGTGCAAAAACAGCAGCAGAAAATTTGTGCTTTGCAATAAAATCTTTACATATTTTCCTCGCTCTTAAATCCATCCTTCGCCTTCTATTCcattttatcaaaaaaaaaaaaagaaaaagtatagGTGAACTGCTCTTTGAGTATTTGTATAATGGTAATCTTTTACAATAAGAATcaattagttcatgtatttactgacatgaacaaacaggaaattatacatttattacagtatttattcatctttgttaatgtaagTTAATGAAAAAAGTCATCTATTGTTAGTTGTTGTTAACTTGCCCTGCATTAACTGTTAACAAGCTCAattttggattttattaatgcattattaaatgctgtaaccagtgttggggaaagttccTTTGGAAAGTAgtacattacaatattgagttaataACTAAGTAACTAGTTGtggtacttagttactttttatgttaaGTAACGTGTTATGTTACTGTTATGTTGAGTTACTTACCAGGCTGAGGCTTGATCGCTTTTAAAACTTGCaggtttttcttttcttctttttttaaatagaggagctctgcaattaacaacacactgtataacctacacttttgtttacctttaaaaaagtataatgtaggataatgttctTCTAAATACGTCCTGAGCCAAGAGCTcgacatgctgtatatacagtttaatgaaagtttaaatcaatgcgtttgctacttttgtgacttttgtcttattagtgaagtaCAAACCATTTTCAAGTACacttccttttcttccatgtgttcaaaaaaaTGCATTCTCTTATCTCAATTTTAATTTAgccattaattttaaaaaatgaattaaagtaattaaaaattactttaaaagtttttttaagtaattaaaaaaagtaactctattattataatttttacttcatttttttaagtaatgcgttttttttaagtaatattattacgtaactcgcgttacttgtaatttGTTACCTCCAAAACAGGCTGTAACTATGATTAATTAAGTATTGTTTGTTCTCcttttaataatagtaaatacatACTATAAAATACCATAATTTATGACCGTATTCATGTCCTGCATGATAAATTTATATAACTATCATCAAAACGAAGGTAGAGAGTCCTGAGATTTAACAAGATCAAGCTAAAACACTCTTTGATGCATcaggcataaaataaaataaaataaaataaaataaaataaaataaaataaaa
This genomic stretch from Danio aesculapii chromosome 1, fDanAes4.1, whole genome shotgun sequence harbors:
- the LOC130239079 gene encoding 5-hydroxytryptamine receptor 4 translates to MENTSEWSNNSLDSDFEACATLRSFSSRVALYIFIITGILCTVVGNFLVVLAIAYFKQLQCPTNSFVMSLAVADFLVGLVVMPYSMIRTVEGCWYFGPTFCHLHSSLDVMLCTASIFHLSCIAFDRYYAVCNPLVYSFKMSHKRVCLLIVVCWAVPFLISFGPILFGLHKLGVDIPLPENMCVFLVNRIYAVMASLVAFYLPMVTMLVAYWKIYKAAKRQAMQISAMEAQMAAGVGKDSSKKQKHRNSIRRERKAAKTLGIIMGVFLLFWLPFFTVNIIDPFIEYGTAVVIWDVFLWLGYINSSLNPFLYGFFNRSFRRAFLMIMGCRICLHGTAQGMDLSHSKRDGNERTDN